The Prosthecobacter sp. SYSU 5D2 genome has a window encoding:
- a CDS encoding DUF3307 domain-containing protein produces MFELVEFPPLEWLSALKVLFALCIGHAVADFPLQGEYLATGKNRRFLIRMQDPARPQSIWVVCMTVHCLIHAGAVWLITGSALLGAVEFVIHWAIDVAKCEGLTTFNQDQVLHVLCKMAYVGIAWAGML; encoded by the coding sequence ATGTTTGAACTCGTGGAGTTTCCCCCACTCGAATGGCTGAGCGCACTGAAAGTGCTGTTTGCCCTCTGCATCGGCCACGCAGTGGCCGACTTTCCCTTGCAGGGCGAGTATCTGGCCACGGGCAAGAACCGGCGCTTTCTGATCCGGATGCAGGATCCCGCGCGCCCGCAGAGCATCTGGGTGGTGTGCATGACGGTGCACTGCCTCATCCATGCGGGGGCCGTCTGGCTCATCACCGGTTCAGCGCTGCTGGGGGCGGTGGAGTTTGTCATTCACTGGGCCATTGACGTGGCCAAGTGCGAAGGACTGACCACATTTAACCAGGACCAGGTCCTGCATGTCCTGTGCAAGATGGCCTATGTTGGCATCGCCTGGGCAGGCATGCTCTGA
- a CDS encoding LL-diaminopimelate aminotransferase yields MAYLNENYLKLKAGYLFPEIARRVKAFTEANADAAKRLIRCGIGDVTEALPEAVRAAMHQAVDELGDRNSFRGYGPEQGYDFLRNAIADNDYKARGIHVEADEIFISDGSKCDTGNILDIFGAGNKIAITDPVYPVYVDTNVMAGNTGEADESGAYEGLHYLKCTAENGFVPEIPSEPVDLVYLCYPNNPTGATATRAQLEAWVQYARANGTIILYDAAYEAFIQDPEVPRSIFEIEGARDCAIEFRSFSKNGGFTGVRCAIVVIPKGLMGKKKDGTKLAVHPLWSRRHSTKFNGVSYIVQRGAEAIYSAEGKAQVAALIEHYMGNAKLLVEACQNAGLTVFGGVNAPYVWVRCPEGVTSWQMFDKMLHEANVVITPGSGFGSAGEGFFRISAFNSRANVEEVCRRIAVL; encoded by the coding sequence ATGGCCTACCTCAACGAAAATTACCTCAAGCTCAAAGCCGGATACCTGTTCCCAGAAATCGCCCGCCGGGTGAAGGCCTTTACCGAGGCCAATGCTGATGCTGCCAAGCGCCTGATCCGGTGCGGGATTGGCGATGTGACTGAGGCGCTGCCTGAGGCGGTGCGTGCCGCCATGCACCAGGCGGTGGATGAACTGGGCGACCGGAACAGCTTCCGCGGCTACGGCCCGGAGCAGGGGTATGACTTCCTGCGCAATGCCATCGCCGATAACGACTACAAGGCCCGCGGCATCCATGTGGAGGCGGATGAGATCTTCATCTCAGACGGCAGCAAGTGTGATACTGGCAACATCCTGGACATCTTCGGAGCAGGCAACAAAATCGCCATCACGGACCCGGTTTATCCTGTTTATGTGGACACCAACGTCATGGCCGGCAACACCGGCGAGGCGGATGAATCCGGTGCCTATGAGGGTCTGCATTACCTGAAGTGCACGGCTGAAAACGGCTTTGTGCCGGAGATCCCAAGCGAGCCTGTGGACTTGGTCTATCTCTGCTATCCTAACAATCCCACCGGTGCCACCGCCACCCGCGCGCAGCTTGAGGCCTGGGTGCAGTATGCCCGCGCCAACGGCACGATCATTCTTTATGATGCCGCCTATGAGGCCTTCATTCAGGACCCGGAAGTGCCGCGGAGCATCTTTGAGATCGAAGGGGCGCGCGACTGCGCCATCGAGTTCCGCAGCTTTTCCAAGAATGGCGGGTTTACCGGCGTGCGCTGCGCCATCGTGGTGATCCCGAAAGGTCTGATGGGCAAGAAGAAGGACGGAACGAAACTGGCCGTGCATCCCCTGTGGAGCCGCCGCCACAGCACCAAGTTTAACGGCGTCAGCTACATCGTCCAGCGAGGAGCCGAGGCCATCTACAGCGCCGAGGGCAAGGCCCAGGTGGCCGCCCTCATCGAGCATTACATGGGCAATGCGAAGCTGCTGGTGGAAGCCTGCCAGAATGCCGGGCTGACCGTCTTTGGCGGTGTGAACGCCCCTTATGTCTGGGTGCGCTGCCCGGAGGGCGTGACGAGCTGGCAGATGTTCGACAAGATGCTCCATGAAGCCAATGTGGTTATCACTCCTGGCAGTGGTTTCGGCAGTGCTGGCGAAGGATTCTTCCGCATCAGCGCCTTTAACAGCCGTGCCAATGTGGAGGAAGTCTGCCGCCGGATCGCGGTGCTGTAA
- a CDS encoding serine/threonine-protein kinase — MSHANPPATASSDLLIPPTHNALAMLDLALDAGADGLSEGLLEQPGDVIGPYTLGEKLGEGGFGIVWQAEQSEPIRRSVAMKVIRPGMDSLAVLARFRAERRALERMSHPNIAVVLDAGSTPLGRPYFVLELVRGRPITAFCEEAGLDRRQRMRLFLDVCRAVQHAHQRAVLHRDLKPSNILVAKGDDGPVAKIIDFGIAKALTEDSGLAESMACTMRGMVIGTPEYMAPEQAALGGEVVDVRVDVYSLGAILYEMLTGAAPLEPDTAGPKSSLTAMLQRIYEVEPVRPSLRARQRQALGKHSPCKQEELAGDLDWIITRALEKNPERRYDSATALADDIQRHLDDEPVSAGPPDRWYRFQKLVRRNRTAFALGTVIGVNLVMLAGVSTYAFMQESRARRDAQRLQTVAEAQSHKAQALTDYLTRLLSQAGDFVSKGKNPEALRLALNESVHEVENLNADPALQIDLLGRLTEVMMAMGDNRSGLPLVRRQHELAAGLYGEKDPRTLAAGQLMARAYSSIGDKDEAVRIYRSLDQIWKSLGSAYTEQRQETLRFQARELARQGRKREVMDLMRSELVAAPAKDARQKALNFLFVADLQLSIGESEEAEMNLQKALKILPPTDGTRSLLLRSYSRVKAKQKDYVKAASLLEECIQINTSRQGGDQYSLIDRWMEVANHYIKTDRVQDAFRATDEAILISRSQGNDQRLPRALRAAAEIREKAGYLDGALAYRRECMEKERLFNTDRGKWLYELSQIVRLESALGLHADVLRDAELLWEHSQNEPAVTSDPPFMRSICRILTAACEKWQKATGELAFQDDILEWKTITAQGVVQK, encoded by the coding sequence ATGAGTCACGCTAATCCTCCAGCTACGGCTTCATCGGATCTGCTGATCCCGCCGACGCATAACGCGCTGGCGATGCTGGATTTGGCCCTGGATGCTGGTGCTGATGGCCTGTCTGAGGGGCTGCTGGAGCAGCCTGGGGATGTGATTGGCCCCTACACCTTGGGAGAAAAGCTGGGCGAAGGCGGTTTTGGCATTGTCTGGCAGGCAGAGCAAAGCGAGCCTATCCGGCGGTCGGTGGCCATGAAGGTGATCCGGCCGGGCATGGATTCGCTTGCGGTACTGGCGCGCTTCCGTGCGGAAAGGCGGGCTCTGGAGCGGATGTCGCATCCTAATATTGCGGTGGTGCTGGATGCGGGCAGCACTCCGCTAGGGCGTCCCTATTTCGTGCTGGAACTGGTGCGGGGGCGGCCCATCACGGCCTTTTGCGAGGAGGCGGGCCTGGACCGCCGCCAGCGGATGCGGCTTTTTCTGGATGTCTGCCGCGCGGTGCAGCATGCACATCAGCGCGCGGTGCTGCACCGGGACCTGAAGCCTTCCAACATTCTGGTGGCCAAGGGGGACGATGGCCCGGTGGCCAAGATCATTGACTTTGGCATTGCCAAGGCATTGACGGAGGATTCCGGCCTGGCGGAGAGCATGGCCTGCACGATGCGGGGCATGGTCATAGGCACACCGGAATACATGGCACCGGAGCAGGCGGCACTGGGCGGGGAGGTGGTGGATGTGCGCGTGGATGTTTATTCCCTGGGGGCCATTTTATATGAAATGCTGACTGGCGCCGCCCCGCTGGAGCCGGATACGGCAGGGCCAAAGTCCTCGCTCACCGCCATGCTGCAGCGGATTTATGAGGTGGAGCCTGTACGGCCCAGCCTGCGGGCACGTCAGCGGCAGGCCCTGGGCAAGCATTCCCCCTGCAAGCAGGAGGAGCTGGCCGGGGACCTGGACTGGATCATCACCCGGGCCCTGGAAAAGAATCCAGAGCGGCGTTATGACTCCGCCACGGCGCTGGCGGATGACATCCAGCGTCATCTGGATGACGAGCCGGTGAGCGCGGGGCCGCCGGACCGCTGGTACCGTTTTCAAAAGCTGGTCAGGCGCAACCGCACCGCCTTTGCCCTGGGCACGGTCATCGGGGTCAATCTGGTCATGCTCGCCGGGGTGAGCACCTATGCTTTCATGCAGGAATCCCGCGCACGCCGTGATGCGCAGCGGCTGCAAACCGTAGCGGAGGCCCAGTCTCACAAGGCCCAGGCGCTGACCGATTATTTGACCCGGCTTTTGAGCCAGGCTGGCGATTTTGTCAGCAAAGGGAAAAACCCGGAAGCACTCAGGCTGGCACTGAACGAAAGCGTCCACGAAGTGGAGAATCTCAATGCCGATCCCGCTCTGCAGATTGATCTGCTGGGGCGGCTCACGGAGGTGATGATGGCCATGGGGGACAACCGCAGCGGCTTGCCGCTGGTCAGGCGGCAGCATGAGCTGGCCGCCGGTCTCTATGGGGAAAAAGATCCGCGTACGCTCGCTGCCGGGCAGCTCATGGCACGGGCCTATTCCAGCATCGGGGACAAGGATGAGGCGGTCCGCATCTACCGGTCCCTGGACCAGATCTGGAAGTCCCTGGGCAGTGCTTATACGGAGCAACGCCAGGAGACCCTGCGCTTCCAGGCCCGGGAGCTGGCCCGCCAGGGACGGAAACGTGAGGTCATGGATCTGATGCGCAGTGAACTGGTGGCCGCGCCGGCGAAAGATGCCCGTCAGAAAGCGCTGAATTTCCTTTTTGTGGCTGATCTGCAATTGAGCATTGGCGAAAGCGAAGAGGCGGAAATGAATCTGCAAAAAGCCCTCAAGATTCTGCCTCCCACGGATGGTACCCGCAGTCTGCTGCTGCGTTCCTATTCCCGTGTCAAAGCCAAGCAGAAGGACTATGTGAAAGCCGCCTCACTGCTGGAGGAGTGCATCCAGATCAATACCAGCCGGCAGGGGGGCGATCAGTACTCCCTGATTGACCGCTGGATGGAGGTGGCCAATCATTACATCAAGACGGACCGCGTCCAGGATGCCTTCCGCGCCACGGATGAGGCCATCCTCATCAGCCGCAGCCAGGGCAACGACCAGCGGCTTCCGCGCGCCCTGCGGGCAGCGGCGGAGATCCGGGAAAAGGCTGGCTACCTGGACGGTGCGCTGGCCTACCGGCGGGAGTGCATGGAGAAGGAGCGGCTGTTTAACACGGACCGTGGCAAGTGGCTCTATGAGCTTTCCCAGATTGTCCGGCTGGAGTCCGCCCTGGGCCTGCATGCGGATGTCCTGCGGGATGCGGAACTGCTCTGGGAGCATTCCCAGAATGAGCCTGCCGTGACCAGTGACCCGCCCTTCATGCGGTCCATCTGCCGCATTTTAACAGCCGCGTGTGAAAAATGGCAGAAAGCCACAGGCGAACTGGCCTTTCAGGACGATATCCTGGAGTGGAAGACCATCACAGCCCAGGGCGTGGTGCAAAAGTAA
- the malQ gene encoding 4-alpha-glucanotransferase, translated as MFSIPRSSGILLHPTSLPGRFGIGEIGPEAHEWLDRLHRMGQKLWQMLPLGPTGYGASPYQSLSSFAGNPLMISFDALRQDGVLKPEDLAMIPAFPDHKVNFIATEEVRSAFLKLACQRFLAQCGASPLLKHAFEAFCEREADWLEDYAMFIAIKGENGGRPWNEWPRELAMRNPEAIAGAMVRLEESIEEVKAQQFFFFRQWQKLHARAQELGISLIGDIPIFTAHDSADVWARPDLFELDEHGGPVTVAGVPPDYFSATGQRWGNPLYKWSAHEAEGFAWWKSRLRKTLEMVDIVRIDHFRGFAAYWEIPASEPTAVNGRWVGAPGDALFEALKGEMGDHVPVIAEDLGIITPDVTELRLRHGFPGMKVMQFAFGADTLSEDYIPENYPDECVAYTGTHDNDTVQGLFNSGVGEDTTRTAEQVEAERRTILGYTGTDGNDLHWDFIHAVWKSRARMAVAPLQDLMGLGSESRMNTPGKMGDFWSWRFTWDQLSPEMEARMLAITQESGRQ; from the coding sequence ATGTTTTCCATCCCGCGTTCCAGTGGCATCCTCCTGCATCCAACATCACTGCCCGGGAGGTTCGGCATCGGGGAGATCGGGCCGGAGGCCCATGAGTGGCTGGACCGCCTGCACCGCATGGGGCAGAAGCTCTGGCAGATGCTCCCCCTCGGCCCCACCGGTTATGGAGCGTCACCCTACCAAAGCCTGTCCAGTTTTGCAGGAAATCCGTTGATGATCAGCTTTGATGCGCTGCGCCAGGACGGGGTGCTGAAACCGGAAGACCTGGCCATGATTCCGGCGTTTCCAGACCACAAGGTCAATTTCATTGCCACGGAGGAAGTGCGCAGCGCCTTTTTGAAGCTCGCCTGTCAGCGCTTCCTGGCCCAGTGCGGTGCCAGTCCTTTGTTAAAGCATGCCTTTGAAGCCTTTTGTGAGCGGGAGGCTGACTGGCTGGAGGATTATGCCATGTTCATTGCCATCAAAGGCGAGAACGGTGGCCGGCCCTGGAATGAATGGCCCAGGGAGCTGGCCATGCGGAATCCGGAGGCCATCGCCGGGGCGATGGTGCGGCTGGAGGAGAGTATCGAGGAAGTGAAGGCGCAGCAGTTCTTCTTCTTCCGCCAGTGGCAGAAGCTGCATGCGCGGGCGCAGGAGCTGGGCATCAGCCTCATCGGGGACATCCCCATCTTCACTGCGCATGACAGTGCGGATGTCTGGGCACGCCCGGACCTCTTTGAGCTGGATGAGCATGGAGGCCCGGTCACCGTCGCCGGTGTGCCGCCTGATTACTTCAGTGCCACCGGCCAGCGCTGGGGGAACCCTCTGTATAAATGGAGCGCGCACGAAGCGGAAGGCTTCGCTTGGTGGAAGTCCCGCTTGCGCAAGACGCTGGAGATGGTGGACATCGTCCGCATTGACCACTTTCGCGGTTTTGCCGCCTACTGGGAGATCCCGGCCAGTGAACCCACGGCAGTCAATGGCCGCTGGGTGGGTGCCCCCGGAGACGCCTTGTTTGAGGCACTGAAGGGAGAGATGGGAGACCATGTCCCGGTCATCGCTGAGGATCTGGGCATCATCACCCCGGACGTCACCGAGCTGCGGTTGCGCCATGGGTTTCCTGGCATGAAAGTCATGCAGTTCGCTTTTGGCGCGGATACGCTTTCTGAAGACTACATCCCGGAGAACTATCCGGATGAATGCGTGGCCTATACCGGCACGCATGACAATGACACCGTGCAGGGGCTCTTTAACAGCGGTGTGGGGGAGGATACCACCCGCACTGCCGAGCAGGTGGAGGCCGAGCGCCGCACCATCCTGGGCTATACGGGCACGGATGGCAATGACCTGCACTGGGACTTCATTCATGCTGTCTGGAAATCCCGTGCACGCATGGCCGTGGCCCCTCTTCAGGACCTCATGGGCCTGGGCAGTGAGTCGCGCATGAACACCCCTGGCAAGATGGGGGATTTCTGGAGCTGGCGGTTCACCTGGGACCAGCTCAGCCCGGAGATGGAAGCCCGCATGCTCGCCATCACCCAGGAATCCGGCAGGCAGTAA
- a CDS encoding PAS domain S-box protein gives MIPRNPLPLSSGWQSSILDALPAHIALLDRRGIVLAVNESWRRFAADNGMQAQGYGVGMNYLEVSDHACGAHAEEAAETAEGIRRVLSGDLPEFSIEYPCHSPDQRRWFRLTATPLNEQRHRRAVVMHVDVTERRLAENRLKESEERFRATFEQSAVGMAHVAMNGGFLRVNQKLCDITGYSSQEMLGLTFQDLTLPEEQTGSEEARKAMLKGEMPVFSVEKRYRRKDGRLVWVNLVATLAKDVIAEEKYFISVFEDITARKLAEFRLHRMNRLYAVLSKIAEAIVRAEQLQPLYDEACRILVEDGLLKMAMVVHVEGESGSIRTVASYGQKGDYLEGLTITSRDEPMGHGTIGTSIRNGRYNVCNDFSSDPRMAPWRDAALRHGFQATASFPLKTAGETVGALVVFADEAGYFKEDEVRLLVTVAHDLSFAIEALEKEAKRLSAEDARRESEEKFTQLVENMTDVFWITSPEGTLQYVSAAYEQIWGQEAAALYGKVGQWQESILPEDRQRVAVQFASLASDEPKISMEYRITRPDGSMRWIYDRGFQIRDEAGGLVRLAGIATDITERKNLEQQFLRAQRMESIGTLAGGIAHDLNNALTPILMSIELLKLTETDDTRMNVLNTIAKSTQRGADMVKQVLSFARGVEGEQLELDMLPLLKEVEKMCNETFLKNIQVRSEIAADLWQVKGDATQLHQVLVNLCVNARDAMAYGGTLTISGKNVELDEHYAAMHLEATPGRYVQILVEDTGEGMKASVLERIFEPFYTTKELGKGTGLGLSTALAIVKSHGGFMQVQSEPGVGTRFLLHLPAVSSSAQRLPTLDISAPLPRGQGELILVVDDEAAVREITQQTLLAFGYRVLTATDGAEAIAIYAMHKAEVAVVLTDMMMPIMDGPTMIPVLLRMNPGVCIIAASGLNANGMVAKAANAGVKHFIPKPYTAEVLLKTLREVIAKR, from the coding sequence ATGATTCCAAGGAATCCACTGCCTCTTTCCTCTGGGTGGCAGTCTTCCATTCTGGATGCCCTGCCCGCCCACATCGCGCTGCTGGACAGGCGGGGAATTGTTTTGGCCGTGAATGAATCCTGGCGCCGGTTTGCTGCGGACAATGGTATGCAGGCGCAAGGATATGGCGTGGGCATGAACTACCTGGAGGTGAGTGACCATGCCTGCGGAGCCCATGCTGAAGAGGCGGCCGAAACCGCAGAGGGCATCCGCCGGGTTCTTAGTGGGGATCTGCCAGAATTCAGCATCGAATATCCCTGCCACTCACCGGATCAAAGGCGCTGGTTCCGGCTGACGGCGACCCCTTTGAATGAGCAGCGGCACCGGAGGGCGGTGGTGATGCATGTGGACGTGACTGAACGCAGGCTGGCGGAAAACCGCCTGAAGGAGAGTGAAGAGAGGTTCCGGGCCACCTTTGAACAGTCAGCCGTGGGCATGGCCCATGTGGCCATGAACGGAGGCTTTCTCCGGGTTAACCAAAAGCTCTGTGATATCACTGGATACTCCAGCCAGGAAATGCTTGGGCTGACGTTCCAGGATCTGACCCTGCCAGAGGAACAAACCGGGAGCGAGGAGGCCAGAAAGGCAATGCTGAAGGGGGAAATGCCGGTCTTTTCAGTTGAGAAGCGCTACCGGCGCAAAGATGGCCGGCTAGTCTGGGTCAATCTGGTCGCCACCCTGGCGAAGGATGTCATCGCGGAGGAGAAGTATTTTATTTCCGTCTTTGAAGACATCACCGCCCGCAAGCTCGCCGAATTTCGTCTGCACCGCATGAACCGGCTTTATGCGGTGCTCAGCAAGATCGCCGAGGCGATCGTAAGGGCGGAGCAGTTGCAGCCGCTGTATGATGAAGCCTGCCGCATCCTGGTGGAGGACGGGCTGCTGAAGATGGCCATGGTGGTGCATGTGGAGGGTGAATCCGGCAGCATAAGGACCGTGGCCAGCTACGGGCAGAAGGGGGATTATTTGGAAGGTCTCACGATCACCTCCAGGGATGAGCCGATGGGCCACGGGACCATCGGCACCTCCATCCGCAATGGCCGGTACAATGTCTGCAATGACTTCAGCTCTGACCCCCGCATGGCGCCCTGGCGTGATGCGGCTCTCCGGCATGGCTTCCAGGCCACGGCCTCATTTCCGCTGAAAACTGCTGGTGAGACGGTGGGAGCGCTTGTCGTCTTTGCCGATGAAGCGGGGTATTTTAAAGAAGATGAAGTCCGGCTTCTGGTGACTGTGGCGCATGACCTTTCCTTCGCCATTGAGGCGCTGGAAAAGGAGGCGAAGAGGCTGAGCGCAGAGGACGCCCGCCGGGAAAGTGAAGAAAAATTCACCCAACTGGTGGAAAACATGACGGATGTGTTTTGGATCACCTCCCCAGAAGGGACGCTGCAGTATGTAAGTGCGGCCTATGAACAGATCTGGGGACAGGAGGCGGCAGCGCTGTATGGGAAAGTCGGGCAGTGGCAGGAATCCATCTTGCCGGAGGACCGGCAGCGGGTGGCGGTCCAGTTTGCCAGCCTGGCCAGTGACGAGCCAAAGATCAGCATGGAATACCGGATCACCCGGCCGGACGGCTCCATGCGCTGGATCTATGACCGGGGTTTTCAGATCCGGGATGAGGCTGGGGGCCTGGTGAGACTGGCCGGCATTGCCACGGACATCACTGAGCGTAAAAACCTGGAGCAGCAGTTTCTCCGTGCCCAGCGCATGGAGAGCATTGGAACGCTGGCGGGCGGCATCGCCCATGACCTTAACAATGCTCTGACCCCCATCCTGATGTCCATTGAGCTTCTGAAGCTGACTGAGACAGATGACACGCGGATGAACGTGCTGAATACCATTGCAAAGAGCACCCAGCGGGGGGCGGACATGGTGAAGCAGGTGCTGAGCTTTGCACGCGGTGTGGAGGGGGAGCAACTGGAGCTGGACATGCTGCCGCTGCTCAAAGAAGTGGAGAAAATGTGCAACGAAACCTTCCTGAAAAACATCCAGGTCCGCAGTGAGATCGCGGCGGACTTGTGGCAGGTGAAGGGGGACGCCACGCAGCTTCACCAGGTGCTGGTGAATCTCTGCGTGAATGCCAGGGATGCGATGGCTTATGGCGGTACGCTGACGATCTCGGGTAAGAATGTGGAACTGGATGAGCACTACGCGGCGATGCACCTGGAGGCCACCCCTGGCCGCTATGTGCAGATTCTGGTGGAAGACACCGGAGAGGGCATGAAGGCCTCGGTGCTGGAGCGGATCTTTGAGCCCTTTTATACCACCAAGGAACTGGGCAAGGGCACGGGGCTCGGCCTTTCCACGGCGCTGGCCATCGTCAAGAGTCATGGCGGTTTCATGCAGGTCCAGAGTGAGCCCGGCGTGGGTACGCGCTTTCTGCTGCATCTGCCCGCTGTGAGCTCATCCGCCCAGCGGCTCCCGACCCTTGATATATCAGCACCCCTGCCGCGCGGCCAGGGGGAACTGATCCTGGTGGTGGATGATGAAGCCGCCGTGCGGGAGATCACCCAGCAGACGCTGCTGGCTTTTGGCTACCGTGTGCTGACGGCCACCGACGGGGCGGAGGCCATCGCCATCTACGCGATGCACAAAGCTGAGGTGGCCGTGGTGCTCACAGACATGATGATGCCCATCATGGACGGTCCCACGATGATCCCGGTCCTCCTTCGCATGAATCCGGGCGTCTGCATCATTGCCGCCAGCGGCCTGAATGCGAACGGCATGGTGGCCAAGGCCGCGAATGCCGGTGTGAAGCATTTTATCCCGAAGCCCTACACCGCCGAAGTTCTCCTGAAAACCCTGCGCGAGGTGATTGCCAAACGGTAA